Proteins from one Ranitomeya variabilis isolate aRanVar5 chromosome 1, aRanVar5.hap1, whole genome shotgun sequence genomic window:
- the LOC143802731 gene encoding uncharacterized protein LOC143802731 isoform X1: MGCSGPVLHITTSGGRSYSHLEQIPRMNRDRDKMEEKILNLALEIIFHLTGQDYTVVKTSSDRCQAPVSEGRGGTLSPITGPPPHPRIHEDINDQKILELTNKMIELLTGEVPIRCQDVTVYFSMEEWEYLEGHKDRYQEVMMEEHRPRTSPVLSSKRTTPERCPAPPPPPQDHQVLDPDKDLNNSNGPERNVRGDQRCKKETPNVRGDQRCKEETSNVRGDQRCEEETPNVRGDQRCKEETPNVRRDQRCKEETPNVRGDQRCKEETPNVRGDQRCEEETPNVRGDQWCKEETPNVRGDQRCKEETPNVRRDQRCKEETPNVRGDQRCKEETPNVRGDQRCEEETPNVRGDQWCKEETPNVRGDQQCKEETPNMRGDQRCKEETPNVRGDQRCKEETPNVRGDQRCKEETPTDHRQDDCVIVQHTYDEPSIIPDIPSALCIQDLSSSLSEKVPSPDLQQNVEQNISKRMGVKHERSHTGEKPYSCSECGKCFTQNSSLRHHQKTHTGAKPVICLECGKCYRSKSTLVEHLRTHTGERPYSCPECAKCFTRKSQLAAHLKTHTGVKPYSCSECEKCFTHKSDLVRHRRIHTGEKPYSCSLCGKCFNQKFLLMAHERAHTGKPFLCLECGKSFSQKSNLLQHQKTHTGEKPFSCTECEKCFTQKSDLVRHQRIHTGEKPYSCSLCGKCFNQKSLQTAHERTHTGKPFFCLECGKSFIHKSNLLQHQKNHTGEKPFSCLECNKCFTRKSLLLRHQRIHTGEKPFSCFLCGKCFNQKTVLIAHQRTHTEKKYSCPECGKCFIYRKNLFKHQRTHTEENPFFNHFIEMQFKKNL, encoded by the exons GATGAATAGGGACAGAGATAAGATGGAGGAGAAAATATTAAATCTCGCCCTGGAGATAATCTTCCATCTTACCGGAcag gattacacagtagtgaagacctccagtgatcgctgtcaggcccctgtgtctgaaggACGGGGAggaaccctgagcccaatcacagggcctccacctcacccccggatacatgaggacatcaatgaccagaagatcctagaactgaccaacaagatgattgagctgctgactggagag gttcctataaggtgtcaggatgtcaccgtctatttctccatggaggagtgggagtatctagaaggacacaaggatcggtaccaggaggtgatgatggaggagcaccggccccgcacatcaccag ttctctccagtaagaggacaaccccAGAGAGATgtcccgctcctcctcctcctccacaggaTCATCAG GTTTTGGATCCAGATAAAGATCTGAACAATAGTAATGGTCCAGAGAgaaatgtgaggggcgatcagcggtgtaaaaaggagacccctaatgtgaggggtgatcagcggtgtaaagaggagacctctaatgtgaggggcgatcagcggtgtgaagaggagacccctaatgtgaggggcgatcagcggtgtaaagaggagacccctaatgtgaggcgcgatcagcggtgtaaagaggagacccctaatgtgagaggcgatcagcggtgtaaagaggagacccctaatgtgaggggagaTCAGCGGTGTGAAGAGGAGACCCCTAACGTGAGGGGAGatcagtggtgtaaagaggagacccctaatgtgaggggcgatcagcggtgtaaagaggagacccctaatgtgaggcgcgatcagcggtgtaaagaggagacccctaatgtgagaggcgatcagcggtgtaaagaggagacccctaatgtgaggggagaTCAGCGGTGTGAAGAGGAGACCCCTAACGTGAGGGGAGatcagtggtgtaaagaggagacccctaacgtGAGGGGAGATCagcagtgtaaagaggagacccctaacatGAGAggtgatcagcggtgtaaagaggagacccctaatgtgaggggcgatcagcggtgtaaagaggagacccctaatgtgaggggcgatcagcggtgcaAAGAAGAGACCCCTACAGATCACCGCCAAG ATGATTGTGTTATTGTACAGCATACATATGACGAGCCTTCTATTATCCCAGATATACCCTCAGCCCTTTGCATCCAAGATCTGTCATCTTCCCTTTCTGAAAAAGTCCCATCTCCTGATTTACAGCAGAATGTTGAGCAAAATATAAGTAAAAGAATGGGAGTTAAACAtgaaagaagtcacacaggggagaagccgtattcatgctcagaatgtgggaaatgttttactcaaaATTCATCTCTGCGTCACCATCAAAAAACTCACACTGGAGCAAAGCCTGTtatatgtttagaatgtgggaaatgttatagaagtaaatcaactcttgttgaacatctgagaactcacacaggggagaggccgtattcatgtccagaatgtgcaaAATGTTTTACTAGGAAGTCACAGCTTGCTGCACAtctaaaaactcacacaggggtgaagccatattcatgttcagaatgtgagaaatgttttacccataaatcagatcttgttagacatcgacgaattcacacaggggagaagccatattcatgttcgctATGTGGAAAGTGTTTTAACCAAAAGTTCCTTCTAATGGCACATGAAAGAGCTCACACAGGAAAACCGTTTTTATGtctagaatgtgggaaatcttttagccAAAAATCAAATCTTTTGCaacatcaaaaaactcacacaggggagaagccattctcatgtacagaatgtgagaaatgttttacccagaaatcagatcttgtcagacatcaaagaattcacacaggggagaagccatattcatgttctctATGTGGAAAGTGTTTTAACCAAAAGTCTCTCCAAACGGCACatgaaagaactcacacaggaaaaccgtttttttgtctagaatgtgggaaatcttttatccACAAATCAAATCTCTTGCAACATCAAAagaatcacacaggggagaagccattctcatgttTAGAATGTAACAAATGTTTTACCCGAAAATCACTTCTTCTtcgacatcaaagaattcacacaggagagaagccattttcatgctttcTATGTGGAAAGTGTTTTAACCAAAAGACCGTCCTTATtgcacatcaaagaactcacaccgaGAAAAAATATtcgtgtccagaatgtgggaaatgttttatctacAGAAAAAATCTTTTTaagcatcaaagaactcacacggaGGAGAATCCGTTTTTTAATCATTTCATTGAGATGCAGTTCAAGAAAAACTTATGA
- the LOC143802731 gene encoding uncharacterized protein LOC143802731 isoform X2, which produces MNRDRDKMEEKILNLALEIIFHLTGQDYTVVKTSSDRCQAPVSEGRGGTLSPITGPPPHPRIHEDINDQKILELTNKMIELLTGEVPIRCQDVTVYFSMEEWEYLEGHKDRYQEVMMEEHRPRTSPVLSSKRTTPERCPAPPPPPQDHQVLDPDKDLNNSNGPERNVRGDQRCKKETPNVRGDQRCKEETSNVRGDQRCEEETPNVRGDQRCKEETPNVRRDQRCKEETPNVRGDQRCKEETPNVRGDQRCEEETPNVRGDQWCKEETPNVRGDQRCKEETPNVRRDQRCKEETPNVRGDQRCKEETPNVRGDQRCEEETPNVRGDQWCKEETPNVRGDQQCKEETPNMRGDQRCKEETPNVRGDQRCKEETPNVRGDQRCKEETPTDHRQDDCVIVQHTYDEPSIIPDIPSALCIQDLSSSLSEKVPSPDLQQNVEQNISKRMGVKHERSHTGEKPYSCSECGKCFTQNSSLRHHQKTHTGAKPVICLECGKCYRSKSTLVEHLRTHTGERPYSCPECAKCFTRKSQLAAHLKTHTGVKPYSCSECEKCFTHKSDLVRHRRIHTGEKPYSCSLCGKCFNQKFLLMAHERAHTGKPFLCLECGKSFSQKSNLLQHQKTHTGEKPFSCTECEKCFTQKSDLVRHQRIHTGEKPYSCSLCGKCFNQKSLQTAHERTHTGKPFFCLECGKSFIHKSNLLQHQKNHTGEKPFSCLECNKCFTRKSLLLRHQRIHTGEKPFSCFLCGKCFNQKTVLIAHQRTHTEKKYSCPECGKCFIYRKNLFKHQRTHTEENPFFNHFIEMQFKKNL; this is translated from the exons ATGAATAGGGACAGAGATAAGATGGAGGAGAAAATATTAAATCTCGCCCTGGAGATAATCTTCCATCTTACCGGAcag gattacacagtagtgaagacctccagtgatcgctgtcaggcccctgtgtctgaaggACGGGGAggaaccctgagcccaatcacagggcctccacctcacccccggatacatgaggacatcaatgaccagaagatcctagaactgaccaacaagatgattgagctgctgactggagag gttcctataaggtgtcaggatgtcaccgtctatttctccatggaggagtgggagtatctagaaggacacaaggatcggtaccaggaggtgatgatggaggagcaccggccccgcacatcaccag ttctctccagtaagaggacaaccccAGAGAGATgtcccgctcctcctcctcctccacaggaTCATCAG GTTTTGGATCCAGATAAAGATCTGAACAATAGTAATGGTCCAGAGAgaaatgtgaggggcgatcagcggtgtaaaaaggagacccctaatgtgaggggtgatcagcggtgtaaagaggagacctctaatgtgaggggcgatcagcggtgtgaagaggagacccctaatgtgaggggcgatcagcggtgtaaagaggagacccctaatgtgaggcgcgatcagcggtgtaaagaggagacccctaatgtgagaggcgatcagcggtgtaaagaggagacccctaatgtgaggggagaTCAGCGGTGTGAAGAGGAGACCCCTAACGTGAGGGGAGatcagtggtgtaaagaggagacccctaatgtgaggggcgatcagcggtgtaaagaggagacccctaatgtgaggcgcgatcagcggtgtaaagaggagacccctaatgtgagaggcgatcagcggtgtaaagaggagacccctaatgtgaggggagaTCAGCGGTGTGAAGAGGAGACCCCTAACGTGAGGGGAGatcagtggtgtaaagaggagacccctaacgtGAGGGGAGATCagcagtgtaaagaggagacccctaacatGAGAggtgatcagcggtgtaaagaggagacccctaatgtgaggggcgatcagcggtgtaaagaggagacccctaatgtgaggggcgatcagcggtgcaAAGAAGAGACCCCTACAGATCACCGCCAAG ATGATTGTGTTATTGTACAGCATACATATGACGAGCCTTCTATTATCCCAGATATACCCTCAGCCCTTTGCATCCAAGATCTGTCATCTTCCCTTTCTGAAAAAGTCCCATCTCCTGATTTACAGCAGAATGTTGAGCAAAATATAAGTAAAAGAATGGGAGTTAAACAtgaaagaagtcacacaggggagaagccgtattcatgctcagaatgtgggaaatgttttactcaaaATTCATCTCTGCGTCACCATCAAAAAACTCACACTGGAGCAAAGCCTGTtatatgtttagaatgtgggaaatgttatagaagtaaatcaactcttgttgaacatctgagaactcacacaggggagaggccgtattcatgtccagaatgtgcaaAATGTTTTACTAGGAAGTCACAGCTTGCTGCACAtctaaaaactcacacaggggtgaagccatattcatgttcagaatgtgagaaatgttttacccataaatcagatcttgttagacatcgacgaattcacacaggggagaagccatattcatgttcgctATGTGGAAAGTGTTTTAACCAAAAGTTCCTTCTAATGGCACATGAAAGAGCTCACACAGGAAAACCGTTTTTATGtctagaatgtgggaaatcttttagccAAAAATCAAATCTTTTGCaacatcaaaaaactcacacaggggagaagccattctcatgtacagaatgtgagaaatgttttacccagaaatcagatcttgtcagacatcaaagaattcacacaggggagaagccatattcatgttctctATGTGGAAAGTGTTTTAACCAAAAGTCTCTCCAAACGGCACatgaaagaactcacacaggaaaaccgtttttttgtctagaatgtgggaaatcttttatccACAAATCAAATCTCTTGCAACATCAAAagaatcacacaggggagaagccattctcatgttTAGAATGTAACAAATGTTTTACCCGAAAATCACTTCTTCTtcgacatcaaagaattcacacaggagagaagccattttcatgctttcTATGTGGAAAGTGTTTTAACCAAAAGACCGTCCTTATtgcacatcaaagaactcacaccgaGAAAAAATATtcgtgtccagaatgtgggaaatgttttatctacAGAAAAAATCTTTTTaagcatcaaagaactcacacggaGGAGAATCCGTTTTTTAATCATTTCATTGAGATGCAGTTCAAGAAAAACTTATGA